A single window of Rubripirellula lacrimiformis DNA harbors:
- a CDS encoding M56 family metallopeptidase: MIATLLTNQTVLSIIFCVVQVTFLAAIGTLVTRWLIPRRPEMASTVSCTIVAVIILLTIAVPFSVPRCLVIESAATDEDVAIGDYFVEIEQTRHPEETERRNASASGPTSALMIDVPHLMKQVALRLRSDCVADRSMTISSLSLALLALGAIVGFVRFAMSIVATWQLALRAHVLTDERALQSLLVLCSKLDVHQSVKLFESDLISNAAVCGSIRPRIFLPTDWRDWSDAELRCVLAHELAHVANGDFAWRVISAAAGAVHFFNPFVHQLVRSMVLAQELTADVSAAVAVERAAYIRSLSVLALRRDQSDTGCARVGISPVFSGFLIRRINMLYGKKDLGLRRMSGVMRLAIAGAWISFGMFVFTIRGYAEPPMAETSGESKPAVEPTARIARASRTELAVDPRERLFQRRSVDPADIDENQVGMFEIRVADLLSHKDLAPLVAIANQGIAGELKSYLELEKAPQVELPLIDVVYGSTQVTVRQGLEDAESRLMFGTGSLPTRIRFVEPVDAESWIKKHVRGTVEKQLGEETYLELPIIPAMGPTSFFIKQRDPSTVCIGSCVRSFAGKEEIEKRSSEFLKSVRRKPQINPSQWAIPFDQVRGGLLTIACTNEEIQIPETYNSGGRTGAESDCGRIVHRMLHTFETFAMGLDINEHGTRLGLRVHISAADEARQEIIFSDVRTLIQIAREHFVNSKGKVDMEVDDPQLRHMSLKSLGQFLDHMVVEPKIEEGGLPYVSIRSEIEIPSLGMVLASLVSTDVNLE, from the coding sequence ATGATCGCCACGCTACTAACGAACCAAACCGTTCTTTCCATTATTTTCTGTGTCGTTCAAGTTACATTTCTTGCTGCCATTGGAACGCTGGTAACTCGCTGGCTGATTCCCCGCAGACCGGAAATGGCGTCTACCGTGTCTTGCACGATCGTAGCGGTCATCATCTTGCTGACCATTGCCGTTCCGTTTTCGGTGCCACGATGCCTGGTGATTGAGTCGGCAGCAACTGATGAGGACGTAGCGATCGGCGATTACTTCGTCGAAATCGAACAGACACGTCACCCTGAAGAAACAGAAAGGCGCAATGCGTCGGCGAGCGGACCAACTTCCGCACTCATGATTGATGTTCCACACTTGATGAAACAAGTCGCGTTGCGATTGCGTTCTGACTGTGTAGCAGATCGATCGATGACGATCTCTTCGCTCTCACTCGCTTTGCTCGCACTGGGGGCAATCGTTGGTTTTGTTCGTTTTGCTATGAGCATTGTTGCAACATGGCAGCTGGCGCTGCGTGCTCACGTGTTGACCGACGAACGAGCGTTGCAATCGCTCTTGGTACTTTGCTCAAAGTTGGACGTTCACCAATCCGTCAAACTATTCGAGTCGGACTTAATCTCCAACGCTGCAGTGTGCGGTAGCATTCGACCGCGAATATTCTTGCCTACGGATTGGCGTGATTGGTCTGACGCCGAACTCCGTTGTGTTCTGGCTCACGAGTTGGCACACGTCGCTAACGGAGATTTTGCATGGCGAGTGATCAGCGCTGCGGCAGGTGCGGTTCATTTTTTCAACCCTTTCGTTCACCAATTGGTACGTTCGATGGTGTTGGCGCAGGAGTTGACGGCGGATGTGTCTGCCGCGGTAGCGGTCGAAAGGGCTGCTTACATTCGCTCGCTTTCGGTTTTGGCTTTGCGGCGTGATCAGTCGGACACGGGGTGCGCTCGTGTAGGAATCTCGCCGGTGTTTTCAGGTTTTTTGATCAGGAGGATCAATATGTTGTACGGAAAGAAAGATCTCGGATTGCGACGAATGTCTGGTGTTATGCGACTCGCCATCGCGGGGGCCTGGATTTCATTCGGAATGTTCGTGTTCACGATTCGTGGGTACGCCGAGCCGCCGATGGCAGAAACGTCCGGCGAAAGCAAACCGGCCGTTGAACCGACAGCAAGAATTGCCCGCGCATCGCGGACAGAATTAGCTGTCGATCCACGCGAAAGATTATTTCAGCGGCGGAGTGTCGATCCTGCGGACATCGACGAAAACCAAGTTGGTATGTTTGAGATTCGCGTGGCGGATCTATTGAGCCACAAGGATTTGGCTCCCCTGGTTGCGATTGCCAATCAAGGGATCGCCGGCGAACTAAAATCCTATCTTGAGCTAGAGAAAGCTCCGCAGGTTGAGTTACCGTTGATCGACGTTGTCTACGGTAGCACGCAAGTGACCGTCCGACAGGGGCTAGAAGATGCGGAGTCGCGACTTATGTTCGGTACCGGAAGCCTCCCGACACGGATCCGATTTGTGGAGCCAGTCGATGCGGAATCCTGGATTAAGAAGCATGTACGTGGGACCGTGGAAAAGCAGTTGGGAGAGGAAACGTATCTGGAGCTGCCAATCATTCCGGCCATGGGGCCTACTTCATTTTTCATAAAGCAGCGTGATCCCTCGACCGTTTGCATCGGAAGTTGCGTTCGGAGCTTTGCCGGGAAGGAAGAAATTGAAAAACGTTCGAGTGAGTTTCTCAAAAGTGTTCGCCGAAAACCACAAATCAATCCTTCGCAGTGGGCAATACCCTTTGATCAAGTCAGGGGAGGTTTGTTGACGATTGCGTGCACCAACGAAGAAATCCAAATCCCAGAGACTTACAATTCCGGTGGTCGAACAGGGGCCGAGTCGGATTGTGGTCGCATCGTACACCGTATGCTTCACACGTTCGAAACCTTTGCGATGGGTCTGGATATCAATGAACACGGGACGCGACTTGGTCTCCGTGTGCACATCAGTGCCGCCGATGAAGCCCGCCAGGAGATCATCTTTTCCGATGTTCGGACGCTCATCCAGATCGCAAGAGAGCATTTTGTGAATAGCAAGGGCAAGGTGGACATGGAAGTCGACGATCCGCAACTTAGACACATGAGTTTAAAGTCCCTTGGCCAATTCCTTGATCACATGGTCGTTGAACCTAAGATCGAGGAGGGCGGTTTGCCGTATGTCTCGATTCGATCGGAGATCGAAATCCCTTCGCTGGGAATGGTCCTTGCTTCGCTGGTTTCGACTGACGTGAATCTGGAATAG
- a CDS encoding DUF1559 domain-containing protein has protein sequence MQKNLVRFRAFTLVELLVVISIIGVLVGLLLPAVQSAREAARRMSCGNNFKQVGLALHNYHSAFKNLPKQMGGTVFCGTFGYVTGATPQQAGSTNGNELSAFPGLLPFMEQQALWEQISNVYEVQVGSPGTYFAAMGPHPNMNLDEQAAHLYEPWMVEIQTLRCPSDPGVGLPAMGRTNFSFCVGDAIQQTNIGPGDPEGRFKTIAAQRARESCRGVFVNRMFTSFADIRDGLSNTIAMGEIITDLGDGDMRSQIGASAVELRTNPNACATMIDPSRPSFWLPGTPEAGTIPTNRRGHKWACGRVGYTGFQTILPPNRQSCTWNSSFGNVTDLLDEGVLSAASRHQGGAHVLLADGAVRFVTDSIEAGNSSHASVRQNGTAMDPTLPTVPGAKSPYGLWGALGSRGSSESIAADF, from the coding sequence ATGCAGAAAAATCTCGTTCGTTTTCGAGCCTTTACGCTCGTCGAGTTACTTGTCGTGATTTCCATCATTGGCGTTCTGGTCGGATTGCTTTTACCGGCAGTCCAGTCCGCTCGCGAAGCCGCCCGACGGATGAGCTGCGGAAATAACTTCAAGCAAGTTGGTTTGGCACTTCATAACTACCACTCAGCCTTCAAAAATCTGCCGAAGCAAATGGGCGGAACGGTTTTCTGCGGTACCTTTGGCTATGTCACAGGGGCAACTCCGCAGCAGGCTGGTAGCACGAACGGCAATGAGTTGAGTGCCTTTCCGGGGCTGTTGCCTTTCATGGAGCAACAGGCACTCTGGGAGCAGATTAGCAATGTTTACGAAGTCCAGGTCGGAAGCCCCGGCACCTACTTCGCTGCGATGGGACCACACCCCAATATGAACTTGGATGAGCAAGCGGCTCATTTGTATGAACCATGGATGGTGGAGATTCAAACACTTCGATGCCCGAGCGATCCAGGCGTCGGCCTGCCAGCAATGGGAAGGACCAATTTTTCATTTTGCGTTGGTGACGCAATCCAGCAAACCAATATTGGGCCGGGTGATCCAGAGGGACGATTCAAAACGATTGCCGCACAACGGGCCCGCGAGTCGTGCCGTGGTGTGTTTGTAAATCGAATGTTTACGAGCTTTGCCGATATCCGAGACGGGTTATCGAACACGATCGCAATGGGAGAAATCATTACCGATCTTGGTGATGGCGATATGCGATCGCAGATCGGCGCATCCGCGGTGGAATTAAGAACAAATCCAAACGCTTGCGCAACGATGATTGATCCGTCACGCCCGAGTTTCTGGTTGCCAGGAACTCCGGAAGCGGGGACGATTCCAACCAATCGACGCGGCCACAAATGGGCTTGCGGACGCGTGGGATACACGGGGTTTCAGACGATCCTTCCACCGAACCGACAAAGCTGCACTTGGAACAGCTCTTTTGGCAACGTTACGGACTTGCTGGATGAGGGTGTGCTTAGCGCCGCGAGCCGCCATCAAGGAGGGGCTCATGTACTATTAGCCGACGGTGCAGTTCGATTCGTCACCGATTCGATCGAAGCGGGAAACAGTAGCCATGCCAGCGTTCGCCAGAACGGCACCGCGATGGACCCCACGCTTCCGACCGTTCCGGGGGCGAAAAGCCCGTACGGGCTTTGGGGGGCGCTCGGTAGCCGTGGATCCTCTGAGTCCATTGCAGCAGACTTTTGA
- a CDS encoding amidohydrolase family protein encodes MRPIFRCAALIAMVAMGKLVVLADEHGPPVKHREMNSITPAAESRAVVITHARLIDGNGGPPIENACVVVSGDKIVFAGAQTEATIPDDAITFDAGGKSLLPGLFDSHFHSRDSADRPIQYELNNGITSFRDPGHPFKFYDWLDRNSLTIPRVFLCGGHLDAVPPAWPKQAVVIESAQHAAAAVDAHVARGASAIKIYMRLPVEHIAAACEAADRHGIPVTAHLELIRADAAINAGVDGIEHVTSFGTALADPKQAGIFEEVVGNDSNARREWRPRLWSNIELENNPRLKPLLDQLLHQGTFVSPTLAIFESRTGQKNATSVTALAFANMLRFTELCHQHGVKIVVGSHTAAPFAEQGKAYLREVELLVEAGMSPLEVITAATKTNSEFFGVQDRLGTIQPGKLADLILVDGFPDKTVQDLDNVSRVMLGGNWVDPQN; translated from the coding sequence ATGAGACCGATATTTCGATGTGCTGCGTTGATCGCGATGGTGGCAATGGGCAAGCTTGTCGTCTTGGCCGATGAACACGGTCCGCCGGTGAAACATCGCGAGATGAATTCAATCACGCCGGCGGCGGAGTCTCGTGCGGTCGTGATCACGCATGCTCGATTGATCGATGGGAACGGCGGTCCTCCGATCGAAAACGCCTGTGTCGTCGTCTCGGGCGACAAAATTGTGTTCGCTGGGGCACAAACGGAGGCGACGATTCCCGATGACGCCATCACGTTTGACGCAGGCGGGAAGTCTTTGTTGCCGGGGCTGTTTGATTCTCACTTTCATTCCCGTGATTCAGCCGATCGCCCGATCCAGTATGAACTCAACAACGGCATCACATCGTTTCGAGACCCTGGGCACCCGTTCAAGTTTTATGACTGGTTAGATCGCAACTCATTGACGATTCCTCGCGTCTTCCTGTGCGGTGGGCATCTGGACGCCGTCCCGCCGGCGTGGCCCAAGCAAGCAGTCGTCATCGAATCCGCACAGCACGCGGCCGCAGCCGTCGACGCTCATGTGGCACGCGGAGCTTCTGCGATCAAGATCTACATGCGGTTGCCGGTCGAACACATCGCCGCCGCCTGCGAAGCGGCCGATCGGCACGGGATCCCGGTCACCGCGCACTTGGAACTGATCCGAGCCGACGCGGCAATCAACGCGGGGGTCGACGGCATCGAACATGTCACGTCCTTTGGAACCGCATTGGCGGATCCAAAGCAAGCAGGGATCTTTGAGGAAGTCGTCGGGAATGACTCCAATGCACGTCGTGAATGGCGGCCCCGGTTGTGGAGCAATATTGAACTGGAAAACAACCCTAGGCTAAAGCCATTGTTGGACCAGCTCTTGCATCAGGGAACGTTCGTCTCGCCAACACTAGCGATCTTCGAATCGCGGACGGGGCAGAAGAACGCAACGTCTGTGACAGCGTTGGCCTTTGCAAACATGCTCCGCTTCACCGAACTCTGTCATCAACACGGAGTAAAAATCGTCGTTGGCTCACACACCGCAGCGCCCTTCGCTGAACAGGGGAAGGCCTATCTGCGAGAAGTCGAACTGTTGGTCGAAGCGGGGATGTCGCCGCTTGAAGTGATCACTGCGGCAACCAAGACCAACAGTGAATTCTTCGGCGTGCAAGATCGCCTAGGCACGATCCAGCCCGGCAAACTGGCGGACCTGATCCTCGTGGACGGATTCCCCGACAAGACCGTGCAGGACCTCGACAATGTCAGCCGCGTCATGCTCGGTGGCAACTGGGTCGATCCGCAAAATTGA
- a CDS encoding alpha/beta hydrolase, with amino-acid sequence MTSIQDALRVICVFLAGTVIASVQSADAKSSDEAAISDGSHYSTVFAGHRNYRIFTPPSYATQTSKRYPVIYFFHGWNQRYFGSMGKGYADYDKGDQNGGDNIQNFVSKNDVIVVKVDGLNTFSIDPQNLSPYNVSTVTTFRQFPTYFKEFVRYIDSHYRTIPDREHRAVSGLSMGGFMTFWLAAKYPDMISAAGNFCGSTEFMAGPLEFPTEYAHAEMFDNVRGVSVRMHNGTRDRLRFYHQDFNRYWLNVVPQYEFQAYDASHTTCGLHDMFTFIMDAFESPLPVPSQWDHIDIYPSFEVWDYQVETNRARAGFTILENVNRDGFKVAVQNFLPDGQRMPHVSVTIKTAPIYMADQRYRITDVTDNGMTHRTSNVTSDAEGRLTIVTDGGLHHIAINGQDPLPNLCISQWTIDNMPWAETDKEIHLSIDLLNKGTADANAITGTIIPISEGLEVLQGTGTLQNLRSLSVDQLEGSLTVKNNKRGIEIAKFGLQLKDESGHQWQEEFELRLKDPVPEINDFEIADGRLVTVVQAAVESVSGIVGVGNGDGIANPGEAIVILVKDDGKYLRTNASTLHPKINADNNHIRVSDSWQEFDHIGGSSKYTQPVIASKESAGKSAWFYVEYWLPGKISGQHLIKKGKVRIDITGQDKTPPQLQWIQMSTDDRIEARVYDGAGVDKVTLTLVPNTEKSTIPHVQWDAAPETFEVELVDTGTDGDAAKGDGVFSRKIKNRPSYFFDLKVKMVDERGNSQSDDSLGTIFLKNTQ; translated from the coding sequence ATGACATCCATCCAAGACGCCCTTCGCGTCATCTGCGTTTTCCTGGCCGGCACTGTCATCGCGAGCGTGCAATCGGCAGACGCCAAATCCAGCGATGAAGCCGCGATTTCCGACGGATCCCACTACAGCACCGTGTTTGCGGGACATCGAAACTATCGGATTTTCACTCCGCCTAGCTACGCCACCCAAACCAGCAAACGCTACCCCGTCATCTACTTCTTCCACGGTTGGAATCAACGGTACTTTGGATCGATGGGCAAGGGCTATGCGGACTACGACAAAGGCGATCAGAACGGTGGCGACAATATCCAGAACTTTGTGTCCAAGAACGATGTCATTGTCGTGAAGGTCGATGGCTTGAACACATTTTCAATCGACCCGCAAAATCTAAGCCCCTACAACGTCAGCACCGTCACGACGTTCCGCCAGTTCCCAACGTACTTCAAAGAGTTCGTTCGCTACATCGACAGCCACTATCGCACGATCCCCGATCGCGAGCACCGGGCCGTGTCGGGGCTTTCCATGGGCGGATTCATGACCTTTTGGCTGGCGGCCAAGTATCCGGACATGATCAGCGCGGCCGGCAACTTTTGCGGATCGACCGAATTCATGGCAGGTCCGCTGGAGTTTCCGACGGAGTACGCGCATGCCGAAATGTTCGACAACGTCCGGGGCGTCAGCGTCCGCATGCACAATGGGACTCGTGATCGACTGCGGTTCTATCACCAGGACTTCAACCGGTACTGGTTGAATGTCGTGCCGCAATACGAGTTCCAAGCCTACGACGCGTCTCACACGACCTGTGGCCTGCATGACATGTTCACGTTCATCATGGATGCGTTCGAGTCGCCGTTGCCCGTGCCGTCCCAGTGGGACCACATCGACATCTATCCGAGCTTTGAAGTTTGGGATTATCAGGTCGAAACCAATCGAGCCAGAGCCGGCTTCACGATTCTGGAAAACGTCAATCGTGATGGATTCAAAGTCGCCGTCCAGAACTTTCTGCCTGATGGCCAGCGGATGCCCCATGTCTCCGTGACGATAAAAACGGCGCCGATCTATATGGCAGATCAGCGATATCGAATCACCGACGTCACCGATAACGGAATGACCCATCGCACGTCCAACGTCACCAGCGATGCCGAGGGCAGGCTGACCATCGTCACCGATGGAGGCCTGCATCACATCGCGATTAACGGACAGGATCCACTTCCGAATCTGTGCATTTCCCAGTGGACCATCGACAACATGCCGTGGGCTGAAACAGATAAAGAGATTCATCTATCGATCGACTTGTTGAACAAGGGGACCGCCGACGCCAACGCGATCACGGGAACAATCATTCCAATCAGCGAGGGTCTGGAAGTGCTGCAAGGCACAGGCACGCTTCAGAATCTAAGGTCGCTGAGTGTCGATCAGTTGGAGGGATCGTTGACGGTCAAGAACAACAAACGGGGCATCGAGATTGCCAAATTTGGATTGCAGTTGAAAGACGAAAGTGGACATCAATGGCAAGAGGAATTTGAACTGCGACTGAAGGATCCGGTGCCGGAGATCAACGACTTTGAAATCGCCGATGGTCGGCTGGTGACGGTCGTCCAAGCGGCGGTGGAATCCGTGTCGGGCATCGTGGGCGTGGGCAATGGCGATGGGATTGCGAACCCTGGGGAAGCCATCGTGATTTTAGTGAAGGATGACGGCAAGTACCTGCGAACCAATGCGTCTACCCTGCATCCAAAGATCAACGCCGACAACAACCATATCCGAGTTTCCGATAGCTGGCAGGAGTTCGACCATATCGGCGGTTCGTCCAAGTACACGCAGCCCGTGATCGCATCGAAAGAAAGTGCGGGGAAGTCCGCTTGGTTCTACGTGGAATATTGGTTACCGGGCAAAATCAGCGGCCAGCATTTGATCAAGAAAGGCAAGGTTCGGATCGACATCACAGGCCAGGACAAGACTCCGCCACAGTTGCAATGGATCCAGATGTCGACGGACGATCGCATCGAGGCAAGAGTCTATGACGGCGCAGGGGTCGACAAAGTGACTCTAACGCTTGTCCCCAATACGGAGAAATCGACGATCCCACACGTCCAGTGGGATGCAGCCCCAGAGACATTTGAGGTAGAGCTGGTCGACACGGGAACCGACGGCGATGCCGCCAAGGGAGACGGCGTGTTTAGTCGCAAGATCAAGAATCGTCCGTCCTACTTCTTTGATCTGAAGGTGAAGATGGTCGACGAACGGGGCAACAGCCAGTCGGATGACTCACTAGGAACGATCTTCTTAAAGAACACACAGTGA
- a CDS encoding DUF1501 domain-containing protein, with protein MDSPQVPHTRRQFLQQTGMGVGALALQWMLDQESASAKPPVLKTLPPSDLLPRKPHFEPRAKAMISLFQHGGPSHMDLTDPKPELTKYDGTDYTGDIQFSFVNEASKKLLGSPFQFQKHGQCGMDLSELLPHTAGVVDDICMIRSMHTGANGHEVSIRYFHGGIPAVLGRPTFGSWLTYALGSESQDLPAFMVLADPGGPPVDGTTNWSNGFMPSMFQGTVLRPKEPRIFNLQPPPHLAGKFQRQNLDFLQELNQRHLESHPGESDLEARIASYELAARMQTAATDALDISQETAATHTMYGLDRPETREYGTRCLLARRLVERGVRFVQLFHSNQPWDNHSSIKTGLTSICQKTDQPTAALVADLRQRGMLDSTLVHWGGEIGRLPVTQEHGSPEKAGRDHNGQGFSIWMAGGGVRGGLTYGKTDDFGHHVIENKVTPNDFQATVMHLFGLNHDEVIYPHGNQEQIITANRPAQVVHDLIA; from the coding sequence ATGGATTCCCCTCAGGTCCCCCATACCCGCCGCCAATTCCTGCAACAAACCGGAATGGGTGTGGGGGCGTTGGCGTTGCAATGGATGTTGGATCAAGAGTCCGCGTCGGCAAAGCCGCCTGTTCTCAAAACGCTGCCTCCCAGTGATCTGCTGCCACGAAAGCCGCACTTCGAGCCTCGTGCGAAGGCGATGATCTCGTTGTTCCAACACGGTGGTCCATCGCACATGGACCTGACCGATCCGAAACCGGAACTGACGAAATACGATGGAACGGATTACACCGGCGACATCCAGTTTTCGTTCGTCAATGAAGCCAGCAAAAAGCTACTTGGCAGCCCCTTTCAATTCCAGAAACACGGCCAGTGTGGAATGGATCTGTCAGAGCTGTTGCCTCACACCGCGGGCGTCGTCGATGACATCTGCATGATTCGCAGCATGCACACCGGAGCGAACGGTCACGAGGTTTCGATCCGTTACTTTCATGGTGGCATCCCGGCGGTGTTGGGGCGGCCGACGTTTGGTTCATGGTTGACGTACGCGCTTGGCAGTGAGTCTCAAGACCTGCCCGCGTTCATGGTCTTGGCGGATCCAGGCGGCCCGCCCGTCGACGGCACGACCAACTGGAGCAATGGGTTCATGCCATCGATGTTTCAAGGAACCGTGCTGCGGCCCAAAGAGCCACGGATCTTTAACCTGCAACCGCCGCCGCATTTGGCAGGCAAATTTCAACGTCAAAATCTGGATTTCTTACAGGAACTGAATCAGCGACATCTGGAGTCCCACCCAGGCGAATCGGATCTGGAGGCTCGTATCGCCAGCTATGAACTCGCCGCTCGCATGCAAACCGCGGCGACCGATGCCTTGGACATTTCCCAAGAAACCGCGGCTACCCACACCATGTACGGCTTGGATCGTCCAGAGACGCGTGAATATGGCACGCGTTGTTTGTTAGCTCGGCGGTTGGTCGAACGCGGTGTTCGGTTCGTGCAGCTGTTCCACAGCAACCAACCTTGGGACAATCACAGCAGCATCAAAACCGGATTGACGTCGATCTGTCAAAAGACCGACCAGCCCACGGCGGCATTGGTAGCCGATCTTCGTCAGCGAGGAATGTTGGATTCGACCTTGGTGCACTGGGGCGGCGAAATCGGTCGGCTGCCGGTGACTCAAGAGCATGGATCGCCAGAGAAAGCAGGACGCGATCACAATGGTCAGGGATTTAGCATTTGGATGGCCGGAGGCGGCGTTCGCGGCGGTTTGACCTACGGAAAAACAGATGACTTTGGACATCACGTCATCGAAAACAAAGTCACCCCCAACGACTTCCAAGCCACCGTGATGCATCTGTTCGGGCTGAACCACGACGAAGTCATCTATCCCCACGGCAACCAAGAACAAATCATCACGGCCAATCGGCCCGCACAAGTCGTGCATGATTTGATCGCGTAA